From a single Myxocyprinus asiaticus isolate MX2 ecotype Aquarium Trade chromosome 33, UBuf_Myxa_2, whole genome shotgun sequence genomic region:
- the LOC127424684 gene encoding protein FAM110A-like produces MSIDTLQPSRRLMRLAGTPGTQSRNTEIHCPVQSFPGMRKPSAVERLEADKAKYVKSQQVALKKHQPVTCPSSNSQNGPGTQQPTRKLPVRPSESETSPFNLEHLCKLIDGVSDSTVPVVSQSNSTWKAQDDTDPCKPLFPTLQLSAMEEPPVGSTTTSQVKAAVEALGTNGGPIMTVRRVDVRPQLPQMRMASRPQLQSRPPVQVPTPQVPTQLLRLLRPYTQPNQNPIGFKRLHNVTNVTRGPIKPPSSPAPMSPTSKSPLSPFSSLPFPLKPNTEPASCAPPAPLTPNPVAPFLVKNDFQSPPSPAITRHSSASFRKRPSLTRSKSDVSDCFSRAGAELERFFNYCGLDPSDLEELARPGSDIVSVSRLRSASAPASERTANSDEEEEAAKDERPVYGVSIIERNARVIKWLYGMRQAKESTKVANM; encoded by the coding sequence ATGTCAATTGACACTCTACAGCCGTCTCGGCGATTAATGAGGTTGGCTGGAACTCCTGGCACCCAAAGTCGTAACACAGAGATCCATTGTCCAGTCCAATCATTTCCTGGGATGCGAAAACCGAGTGCAGTAGAACGCCTGGAAGCAGACAAGGCCAAGTATGTCAAGAGCCAACAGGTGGCTTTGAAGAAGCATCAGCCAGTCACTTGTCCCTCCAGCAACAGCCAAAATGGACCAGGTACTCAACAGCCAACAAGAAAGTTACCTGTGAGACCCAGTGAGTCTGAGACTTCACCCTTTAATCTGGAGCATCTTTGCAAACTGATCGATGGTGTTAGTGATTCAACTGTGCCAGTTGTTTCGCAATCCAACAGCACTTGGAAAGCCCAGGATGATACTGACCCATGCAAGCCCCTTTTCCCAACTCTCCAACTGAGTGCAATGGAAGAACCTCCTGTTGGGTCGACTACAACAAGTCAAGTAAAAGCTGCAGTAGAGGCTTTAGGAACTAATGGAGGTCCTATCATGACAGTGCGGAGAGTCGATGTCAGGCCACAGTTACCTCAAATGAGGATGGCCAGTAGACCACAGCTGCAGAGCCGTCCACCGGTGCAGGTGCCCACGCCGCAGGTCCCAACGCAACTTCTGCGCTTGCTTAGACCCTACACACAGCCAAATCAAAACCCAATTGGCTTCAAACGGCTTCATAATGTTACGAATGTCACTCGAGGACCTATTAAACCACCAAGCAGTCCTGCCCCAATGTCACCTACCTCTAAATCTCCATTGAGCCCATTCAGTTCTTTACCTTTTCCCTTAAAACCAAACACTGAACCAGCATCATGTGCACCTCCTGCCCCTCTTACTCCAAACCCAGTAGCTccgttcctggtcaaaaatgatttCCAATCACCACCATCTCCAGCCATCACTCGCCATTCCTCAGCAAGCTTCAGGAAGCGTCCTTCACTGACGCGTTCAAAATCAGATGTCAGCGACTGCTTTTCGCGAGCAGGGGCGGAGCTTGAACGCTTCTTTAATTATTGTGGCCTAGACCCATCAGATTTAGAGGAGCTAGCAAGACCAGGTTCCGACATTGTGTCTGTTTCACGCCTCCGTAGTGCCAGTGCGCCGGCATCTGAGCGCACGGCTAATAGCGATGAGGAGGAAGAGGCAGCAAAAGATGAACGTCCTGTTTACGGTGTTTCCATAATTGAGAGAAATGCACGAGTTATCAAGTGGCTTTATGGAATGCGCCAAGCCAAAGAAAGTACCAAGGTGGCCAACATGTAA